In Cydia pomonella isolate Wapato2018A chromosome 1, ilCydPomo1, whole genome shotgun sequence, one genomic interval encodes:
- the LOC133526154 gene encoding tubulin alpha-1 chain-like, whose amino-acid sequence MRECISIHGGQAGVQIGNACWELYCLEHGIQPDGQMPSDKTVGGGDDSFNTFFSETGAGKHVPRAVFIDLEPTVVDEVRTGTYRQLFHPEQLITGKEDAANNYARGHYTIGKEIVDLVLDRVRKLADQCTGLQGFLIFHSFGGGTGSGFASLLMERLSVDYGKKSKLEFAIYPAPQISTAVVEPYNSILTTHTTLEHSDAAFMVDNEAIYDICRRNLDIERPTYTNLNRLIGQIVSSITASLRFDGALNVDLTEFQTNLVPYPRIHFPLVTYAPVISAEKAYHEQLSVAEITNACFEPANQMVKCDPRHGKYMACCMLYRGDVVPKDVNAAIGTIKTKRTIQFVDWCPTGFKVGINYQPPTVVPGGDLAKVQRAVCMLSNTTAIAEAWSRLNHKFDLMYAKRAFVHWYVGEGMEEGEFSEAREDLAALEKDYEEVGMDSGEGEGEGGEEY is encoded by the coding sequence ATGCGTGAGTGTATATCTATTCACGGCGGACAGGCCGGCGTTCAAATCGGTAACGCCTGCTGGGAGTTGTACTGCCTGGAGCATGGCATCCAGCCGGACGGGCAGATGCCGTCGGACAAGACCGTGGGCGGCGGTGACGACTCGTTTAATACGTTTTTCAGCGAGACGGGCGCGGGCAAGCACGTGCCGCGTGCCGTGTTCATCGACCTGGAGCCCACGGTGGTGGACGAGGTGCGCACGGGCACGTACCGCCAGCTGTTCCACCCCGAGCAGCTCATCACCGGCAAGGAGGACGCCGCCAACAACTACGCGCGTGGACACTACACCATCGGCAAGGAGATCGTGGACCTAGTGCTCGACAGGGTGCGCAAGCTGGCCGACCAATGCACGGGCCTGCAAGGCTTCCTCATCTTCCACTCGTTCGGCGGCGGCACCGGCTCCGGCTTCGCCTCGCTCCTCATGGAGCGGCTCTCCGTCGACTACGGGAAAAAGTCCAAGCTAGAGTTCGCCATCTACCCCGCGCCACAGATCTCCACCGCGGTCGTGGAGCCTTACAATTCTATCCTAACCACGCACACGACGCTGGAGCACTCCGACGCCGCCTTCATGGTTGACAACGAAGCTATCTACGACATCTGCAGGAGAAACTTGGATATCGAGCGGCCGACCTACACCAACTTGAACCGCTTGATCGGACAGATCGTATCCTCCATCACTGCCTCGCTACGATTCGACGGCGCGCTAAACGTGGATTTGACCGAGTTCCAGACCAACTTGGTGCCGTATCCTCGTATCCACTTCCCGCTAGTCACGTACGCGCCCGTCATCTCCGCCGAGAAGGCGTACCACGAGCAGCTGTCCGTCGCGGAGATCACCAACGCGTGCTTCGAGCCGGCAAATCAGATGGTGAAATGCGATCCGCGGCACGGGAAGTACATGGCGTGCTGCATGTTATACCGCGGGGACGTGGTGCCGAAGGACGTAAACGCGGCGATAGGCACGATAAAGACGAAGCGCACAATCCAATTCGTAGATTGGTGTCCGACCGGATTTAAAGTTGGGATCAACTACCAGCCGCCGACAGTTGTTCCGGGCGGGGATCTGGCTAAAGTACAGAGAGCCGTGTGCATGTTGTCTAATACGACAGCCATCGCCGAAGCGTGGTCACGCCTCAACCACAAGTTTGACCTCATGTACGCAAAGCGAGCGTTTGTCCACTGGTACGTAGGTGAAGGTATGGAGGAGGGAGAGTTCTCGGAAGCGCGTGAGGACCTGGCGGCGCTCGAGAAGGACTACGAGGAGGTCGGCATGGACTCCGGGGAAGGCGAGGGCGAAGGCGGCGAGGAATATTAG
- the LOC133526403 gene encoding biogenesis of lysosome-related organelles complex 1 subunit 2-like produces MSDEDIEKWMKDGRNKDLQVSTSCSSFEVLDPHDPVISRLATQLFKRTNDYLQGEMSAGQDHYILLEQINRLTITKYADLRNLAVNLGKTLNEYNEIYNTQIRPLLQQIDAIDAQVSKFEASAYRLDAYTKQLKQRFKELEDK; encoded by the exons ATGTCAGACGAAGACATCGAGAAATGGATGAAAGATGGCCGCAACAAAG ATTTACAGGTGTCAACCAGCTGCTCGAGCTTCGAGGTGCTGGACCCGCACGATCCGGTGATCAGCCGGCTCGCCACGCAGCTCTTCAAGCGCACCAATGACTACCTACAAGGAGAAATGTCTGCGGGACAG GACCACTACATTTTGCTCGAGCAGATCAACCGACTCACAATAACCAAGTATGCTGACCTTCGCAACCTGGCAGTGAACCTGGGCAAAACGCTTAATGAGTATAATGAAATAT ACAACACTCAAATCCGGCCGCTGTTGCAGCAGATAGACGCCATCGACGCGCAGGTATCCAAGTTCGAAGCCAGCGCGTACCGCCTTGACGCCTACACCAAGCAGCTCAAACAGCGCTTCAAGGAACTCGAGGACAAGTAG